The nucleotide sequence TACGGGACCTCGAGCCCCCGCTTCTGTCTGTCTGCGCCCTGTGGAGGTGGTTATCTTCTCGATCGATCCATCAACTGATGTGATCACTCACCCGGTTGTGTTGTGTGGTGCCGCGCAGAGCATGTGGCTGGACAGGGCCACCGCCGCCAAGTGCTACATGCTGTCCGCCAGGAAGCTGGGCATCATATGGGGCGACACGCCGCAGTACTGGCGCTGGATCCCTCTCACCGACTCCAGGTCTGTGAAATCAAAACCTCCGTTTATCCATTTATTATCGGCTCCTCAGCTCTGATGCGAATGTGAACTAAGTACTAGTAGTCTAGATACAAGTCAATAGTTGGCTAGTTGTGCGTTCGTGGAAATGTCTAATGGCTATTTCTTTTACATCACATTGTTTTGGGAGCAATCGAAGCAGCTTGATGGTGTTAAAGACTCTTAGGTTTGCTGTTaataatttgtactaaagcaGAATCGTACCCCTGTCCATACTGCTTTCCACATGCGCATGaccaaatgttttttttttccccTAGCTTTCAAGAGCAAAGATTCATGGCCTTTTTTACTTTGATTCTCTAACATGACTGGATACAACACAATTCGCTCAAGGAAAACTAATGCTGAATGAATGTCACTTTACATAAACAAACTAATGCTGAATGAATGGCACTTTAGATAAACAAATGCACTATTCCATGTACCTTGTCATATGAATTTTAGGCTCATATAGTAGTATATTGCAAATTCCAATGCCGTGTTTGTGACAGGTTCCCCGAAGGTGCAGAACTCCTGGACGTTTGCTGGTTGGAAATCCGTGGCAAGATACATTGCAACATGCTCTCCCAGAACACCACTTACGCAGCCTACATGGTGTTCAAAATGTCCAATGAATCCTATGGGCTGGACTATCCACTCCAGTTGGCTGAAGTTAGCATTGGGGCAACCAAATCCACTCGTCAGGTTTGCCTAGGATATGACAACGAGGGCGAGGACGGGGAAGAGGTGCCTCAGAATTACCGATCATTCAGACCAATTGGATTATTCAGACCAAGGGTAGGGAGAAGAAACCGCCGCGTGCCtcctggagtgcaagtacaacaTCCTCAGACAAGAGCTGATGgctggatggagatggagatgggtgAGTTCAACAATGAAGAAGGTGAAGATGGCGAGGTGTCCATCAGTCTCATGGAGATCAGGGGCGGCGACTGGAAGAAAGGTCTTATTTTGCAAGGCATTGAGATCCGGGTGAAGAAATAAGGCTGGGATGGTTGCAGGAATCGGGCTTTGCGCATCCAAGTAAATAAGGATCTTAGATTTATAGCGCGTGTTTTGCAGCACTTGCGTTGTTACGCAATGCGTGTGTGTTTTGTCAAGGCCCAGCAAAAACTAATTGTGTTCCCGAGGTTTTTGAGGCCAAAGAACTGCAGTTTTGTACAGGTTATGTTTGTATCCCAGATCACTCAGTGCTCGATGACTCTCAATGTTGCTTTTAAAGTGTATAAGCTAGGCGTGCTGGTTCTTTTCGAGTTACGTACTGCGTGTGGTTGGATATTGTGAGATACAGCTAGGAATCGAATGCTTGGCAAGGAATAAGAAGTACAGTATGATAAGTGCTTTGTATTACAAGGATGAATATGCGGTTCACCGGTTCCCGTTTCGTTCACGGCTCTCTGCTAGATATACTCAGCTACGCTTGCCACATGGGCCCGAACACCTTGGAGTTGGGCCGCGTCTGTCTCTTGGGCCTCGGTGAAGGAGGA is from Miscanthus floridulus cultivar M001 chromosome 7, ASM1932011v1, whole genome shotgun sequence and encodes:
- the LOC136468010 gene encoding putative F-box protein PP2-B12: MESTATAPATCEIARLPDDLLSASLARTGPLDACRAAAVSPAFRAAADADAVWSSLLPRDLPPLADGELPTDPQPTKKQLFMRLSDSARPVLLADGLTSMWLDRATAAKCYMLSARKLGIIWGDTPQYWRWIPLTDSRFPEGAELLDVCWLEIRGKIHCNMLSQNTTYAAYMVFKMSNESYGLDYPLQLAEVSIGATKSTRQVCLGYDNEGEDGEEVPQNYRSFRPIGLFRPRVGRRNRRVPPGVQVQHPQTRADGWMEMEMGEFNNEEGEDGEVSISLMEIRGGDWKKGLILQGIEIRVKK